The following proteins come from a genomic window of Trifolium pratense cultivar HEN17-A07 linkage group LG4, ARS_RC_1.1, whole genome shotgun sequence:
- the LOC123882347 gene encoding disease resistance protein RUN1-like: MAVPESSSSSSFSYGFTYDVFLSFRGLDTRYGFTGNLYKALLDQGIHTFIDDEELQRGHEITPSLLEAIEESRIAIIVLSKNYASSSFCLQELVKILDCIKGKGRLVCPIFYDVDPSDVRKQTGSYGEALAMHAERFIDILPKWKIALRQVANLSGWHFKIGDGYEYEFIGKIVEHVSKKINRMALPVADYPVGLEPRMLEINSLLDAGSDDEVKMIGIHGIGGIGKTTLSIAVYNMIADQFEALCFLENVRENSNKHGLQHLQKILLSETLGEKKIKLSSVKQGISIIKHRLQQKKVLLILDDVDKIEQLEALVGGSDWLGSGSRVIITSRDKHLFESHGVNRTYELNVLDEKEALQLLTWKAFKAEKYHPSYLDVMKRVVAYASGLPLALTVMGSNLFGKNIQEWESALHRYEIIPNKEIQNILKVSFDALEEDEQSVFLDIACFYTGTKHTLTSVEKMLHVHYDACMKYHIGVLVEKSLIKINWFGGFSVHDLIEDMAKEIVRLESPDEPGKRSRLWFHEDIIQVLEDNTGTSAIKTIYLMCENEVELDESAFKKMKNLKTLIIEGSHFSKGPKYLPNSLRVVEWEGYPSEYLPYDFHPKKLAIFNLQKSCITSLKLTDSLKKFLNVKILNFDEANCLTEIPDASSLLNLEEFSFENCENLISIHDSVGLLDKLKVLSARGCSKLRRFPPIKLMSLERLDLSFCMNLKSFPEILGKMENITDLVLEKTPIIELPCSFQNLTHLQTLEVRCCGIFKLPSCILTMPKLVKISAWVLEGWQFPLDKVTSTVSSNVECISLAFCELSNDFFPACLTWFVNVKELDLSRNNFTILPECIKECHLLKKLYLDYCQFLQEVRGVPPNLEIFSALWCKSWTSTDMLLHQELHEAGSTMFYLPGSRIPDWFEHRSSRGSISFWFRNKFPAIALCLVPGSMFATSPIYPIVIINGNKCKLDSRNRNEYGGDHYLQVESDHTYIFDLQKIKFEDNLDEAILNNEWNHVEIMYTDANNHSMLIESGIHVFKQKSRIEDIRFTNP; this comes from the exons ATGGCAGTGCCAGAATCTTCCTCTTCATCTTCCTTCAGTTATGGATTCACCTATGATGTGTTCCTCAGCTTTAGAGGATTAGACACTCGCTATGGTTTTACCGGAAATCTCTACAAAGCACTTCTTGACCAAGGAATCCACACATTCATTGACGATGAAGAGCTACAAAGAGGACATGAAATCACACCATCACTTTTAGAGGCAATTGAAGAGTCAAGAATTGCCATAATTGTACTTTCTAAAAACTATGCATCTTCATCATTTTGCTTACAAGAACTTGTCAAGATCCTTGACTGCATTAAGGGGAAAGGTAGATTGGTTTGTCCAATCTTTTATGATGTGGATCCTTCTGATGTGAGGAAGCAGACAGGATCTTACGGTGAAGCTTTAGCTATGCATGCAGAGAGATTCATTGATATCTTGCCAAAATGGAAGATAGCTTTGCGACAAGTAGCTAACTTGTCTGGCTGGCATTTCAAAATTGG GGATGGATATGAATATGAGTTTATTGGAAAGATTGTTGAACATGTTTCCAAGAAAATCAACCGTATGGCTTTACCCGTGGCTGACTACCCGGTTGGACTTGAGCCTCGAATGCTAGAAATAAATTCACTTCTTGATGCTGGGTCTGATGATGAGGTCAAAATGATCGGCATCCATGGAATTGGAGGAATAGGGAAAACTACACTTTCTATTGCGGTTTATAACATGATTGCCGACCAATTTGAAGCTTTGTGTTTTCTTGAAAATGTGAgagaaaattcaaacaaacaCGGGTTACAACATCTCCAAAAGATTCTTCTTTCTGAAACACTTGGAGAGAAGAAAATTAAGTTATCAAGTGTCAAACAAGGAATTTCAATAATAAAACATAGACTCCAGCAGAAAAAAgttcttttgattttagatgATGTTGACAAAATAGAACAACTGGAGGCCTTGGTTGGAGGGTCTGATTGGCTTGGTTCCGGAAGCAGAGTTATTATTACAAGTCGAGACAAACATTTGTTTGAAAGTCATGGGGTTAACAGAACATATGAATTAAATGTGTTAGATGAGAAAGAGGCTCTTCAATTGCTTACTTGGAAAGCTTTTAAAGCAGAGAAATATCATCCTAGTTACTTGGATGTCATGAAACGCGTAGTAGCCTATGCTTCGGGACTTCCATTGGCTTTAACAGTAATGGGTTCCAATTTATTTGGAAAGAATATACAAGAATGGGAATCTGCATTACATCGATATGAAATCATTCCTAATAAAGAGATCCAAAATATACTCAAAGTAAGTTTTGATGCTTTGGAGGAAGATGAACAAAGTGTTTTTCTTGACATAGCTTGTTTCTATACAGGAACAAAACATACATTGACAAGTGTAGAAAAGATGCTTCATGTTCATTATGATGCTTGCATGAAATATCATATTGGAGTATTGGTTGAAAAATCTCTCATAAAGATTAATTGGTTTGGTGGATTCAGTGTGCATGACTTGATAGAAGACATGGCTAAAGAAATTGTTCGATTGGAATCACCAGACGAACCTGGAAAACGTAGTCGATTATGGTTTCACGAAGATATAATCCAAGTTTTAGAAGACAATACA GGAACTAGTGCGATTAAAACCATATATCTTATGTGTGAAAATGAGGTAGAATTGGATGAATCGGCCTTCAAGAAGATGAAAAACCTCAAAACCCTCATTATCGAAGGTAGCCATTTTTCCAAAGGACCCAAATATCTTCCAAATAGTTTAAGAGTAGTTGAATGGGAGGGATATCCTTCAGAATATTTACCTTATGATTTTCATCCAAAGAAACTTGCCATATTCAACTTACAAAAAAGTTGCATAACGTCACTCAAGTTGACTGACTCATTGAAA AAGTTCTTGAATGttaagattttgaattttgacgAAGCAAATTGTTTGACAGAAATACCTGATGCGTCTTCTCTCTTAAATTTAGAGgaattttcatttgaaaattGTGAGAATTTAATTTCAATTCACGATTCCGTCGGGTTATTGGATAAACTTAAAGTCTTGAGTGCTAGAGGTTGTAGTAAGCTTAGAAGATTTCCACCTATCAAATTGATGTCTCTTGAGCGACTCGATCTTTCATTTTGCATGAACCTCAAGAGTTTTCCAGAAATATTAGGGAAGATGGAAAATATAACAGATCTTGTGTTGGAAAAAACTCCGATAATTGAATTGCCATGTTCATTTCAAAATCTCACACATCTCCAAACATTAGAAGTACGTTGTTGTGGAATATTCAAGTTACCAAGTTGCATTCTCACGATGCCAAAACTGGTTAAGATAAGTGCTTGGGTATTAGAAGGGTGGCAATTTCCATTGGATAAAGTGACATCAACTGTGTCTTCAAATGTTGAATGTATAAGTCTTGCATTTTGCGAACTATCGAATGACTTTTTCCCAGCATGTCTCACATGGTTTGTTAATGTGAAAGAGTTAGACTTATCGAGGAATAATTTCACGATTCTTCCAGAATGCATTAAAGAATGTCATTTGTTAAAGAAGCTTTATTTGGATTATTGTCAATTTCTTCAAGAAGTTAGAGGAGTACCGCCAAACTTGGAAATATTTTCTGCACTATGGTGTAAATCTTGGACCTCTACAGATATGTTACTGCATCAg GAATTGCATGAAGCTGGAAGTACCATGTTTTATTTGCCAGGATCTAGAATTCCAGATTGGTTCGAGCACCGTAGTAGCAGAGGGTCAATTTCTTTTTGGTTTCGTAACAAGTTTCCTGCTATAGCTCTTTGTCTTGTTCCTGGTTCGATGTTTGCCACATCTCCAATCTATCCTATCGTGATCATCAATGGCAATAAATGTAAACTTGACTCTAGGAACAGGAATGAATACGGCGGTGATCATTATTTGCAGGTTGAATCAgatcatacatatatttttgaTCTTCAAAAGATAAAGTTCGAAGATAATTTGGATGAAGCGATATTAAACAACGAATGGAACCACGTAGAGATTATGTATACGGATGCAAACAATCACTCAATGCTTATAGAAAGTGGAATCCATGTATTCAAACAGAAGAGTAGAATAGAGGACATTCGATTCACCAACCCTTGA
- the LOC123882349 gene encoding calmodulin-lysine N-methyltransferase, producing MEMKNKTNEKASSLRWKILRQALLSNPSSSNSDEKSQTSIKRISRRTSHGFNLIPSHVIDDERGSTNCNGSSSIKDARVCYTLPIPNAPQLFLRQRVDNQSDLNDFQICNTYNIDNTGLVCNWPSEDVLAHYCLSHRDIFRSKKVIELGSGYGLAGFVIAAVTEASEVAISDGNPQVVDYTQRNIEANTGAFGDTVVKSMMLHWNQEDTSSVADTFDIIVASDCTFFKDFHKDLVRTVRHLLSKTESSEALFLSPKRGNSLDLFLEVAKENGLHFSVTENYDKEVWKRHEGFLNGSDRDSWPSYETGHCYPLLIKITL from the exons AtggaaatgaaaaacaaaacaaacgaGAAAGCTTCATCATTAAGATGGAAAATCCTTCGTCAAGCTCTTCTCTCTAATCCCTCTTCTTCAAACTCAG ACGAGAAATCTCAAACGAGTATCAAACGCATTTCGAGAAGAACAAGTCATGGATTCAATTTGATACCGTCTCATGTAATCGATGATGAACGTGGTTCAACTAATTGCAATGGTTCTTCTTCCATTAAAGATGCTCGAGTTTGTTACACTTTACCAATCCCTAACGCTCCTCAACTGTTTTTGAG ACAAAGAGTTGACAACCAATCTGACCTCAATGATTTTCAGATATGTAACACATACAACATTGACAACACAGGGCTTGTAT GTAATTGGCCATCAGAAGATGTTCTTGCTCATTATTGCTTGTCACATAGAGATATATTCAG GTCTAAAAAAGTTATTGAGCTTGGTTCTGGCTACGGCTTGGCTGGATTTGTTATTGCAGCTGTTACTGAGGCATCAGAGGTTGCGATCTCAGATGGAAATCCACAAGTAGTTGATT ATACTCAGCGTAACATTGAAGCTAACACTGGAGCATTTGGGGATACAGTTGTGAAGTCTATGATGCTTCACTGGAATCAGGAAGATACTTCTAGTGTTGCAGACACTTTTGATATTATTGTTGCAAGTGATTG CACTTTCTTTAAGGATTTCCACAAAGACCTTGTTCGAACTGTCAGGCACTTGTTATCAAAAACAGAATCTTCCGAGGCTCTATTTTTAAGTCCAAAAAGAGGCAACTCATTGGACCTCTTCTTGGAGGTAGCTAAAGAAAATGGCCTGCATTTCAGTGTAACAGAAAACTATGACAAAGAAGTCTGGAAACGTCATGAGGGGTTCTTGAATGGTTCGGATAGGGACTCTTGGCCCAGTTATGAGACAGGTCATTGCTATCCACTCTTGATCAAAATCACCCTTTGA